In Citrus sinensis cultivar Valencia sweet orange chromosome 2, DVS_A1.0, whole genome shotgun sequence, a single genomic region encodes these proteins:
- the LOC127900244 gene encoding probable leucine-rich repeat receptor-like protein kinase At1g35710, with translation MDPTSFIFRLAALVWAVIFTCDNAAVRSGTIVTASALSPIQLEKEALLITGWWNNSLAPADYSLDHCKWDGITCNSAGSIFELYLSGYYAGFNWRLSQLNFSCFPNLEILTIQFFRLTGSIPPEISALSKLQLLDLSSNGLTGIIPPEIGNLKNLIKLDVGSNSLIGPIPSALGSLTNLSNLDLSSNKLSGKIPPEIASMKYLTQLDLSNNNIQGSIPGEITKLSRLDYLNLSSNKLSGPVPFSNNDLSSMHTVVSLSPNNGLCGNILDLPSCDTTKPATLFVEIFLPLTIVLSVIVFACLLLAKRKYKKPKLEERATNNIDVFSIWNYDGRIVYEDLIEATEDFDIRYCIGTGGYGSVYKAQLPNGKVFALKKLHTSEELAFIKSFKNEAQVLSQVLHRNIVKLYGYCLHKKCMFLIYEYMERGSLFCNLHNNEDAVELDWAKRVNIVKAMAHALAYLHHDCSPSIIHRDISSNNILLNSKLEAFVADFGTARLLHADSSNRTLLAGTYGYIAPELAYTMVMTEKCDVYSFGVVTLEVLMGKHPRDILSSLSSSSDPKIMLIDVLDQRLPPPVDRKVIRDILLISTVSFACLQSNPKSRPTMQSVSQEFLITRKTPLVKHAAIQDISISELRN, from the exons ATGGATCCGACTTCCTTCATTTTCAGATTGGCGGCCCTTGTATGGGCTGTAATATTTACATGCGATAACGCTGCTGTTAGAAGTGGTACAATTGTCACAGCATCTGCTTTGTCACCCATACAGTTAGAAAAGGAAGCTTTACTCATAACAGGCTGGTGGAACAACAGCTTGGCACCGGCCGACTACTCTTTGGACCATTGCAAGTGGGATGGCATCACTTGCAATTCAGCAGGAAGCATATTCGAGCTATACTTATCAGGGTATTATGCTGGCTTCAATTGGCGGCTTAGCCAATTAAACTTCTCTTGCTTTCCGAACCTCGAAATTCTGACAATCCAGTTCTTTCGTCTTACTGGAAGCATACCACCAGAAATtagtgctctttcaaaactcCAACTGCTGGACTTGTCCTCGAACGGACTTACAG GTATAATCCCTCCAGAGATTGGGAATctgaaaaatttaatcaagttGGACGTGGGCAGCAACAGCCTAATTGGGCCTATTCCTTCAGCTCTAGGGAGTTTGACCAATCTGAGCAATTTGGATCTTTCCTCAAACAAACTTTCTGGGAAAATTCCTCCAGAGATAGCAAGTATGAAGTATCTAACCCAGTTGGACCTATCAAATAACAACATACAAGGTTCAATTCCCGGTGAGATCACCAAGTTATCTCGACTTGATTATCTAAATCTTTCCTCAAACAAACTTTCTGGCCCAGTACCGTTTTCAAATAATGATCTCTCAAGCATGCATACGGTAGTAAGCCTCTCTCCTAACAACGGTTTATGCGGCAATATTCTTGATCTTCCCTCATGCGATACAACCAAACCTGCCACACtctttgttgaaatttttcttCCCCTCACCATAGTCCTCTCAGTCATAGTCTTTGCATGCTTACTACTTGCTAAACGTAAGTACAAGAAACCCAAACTCGAGGAAAGAGCAACCAATAACATAGATGTATTTTCAATATGGAATTATGATGGTAGAATTGTCTACGAGGATCTGATTGAAGCCACGGAAGATTTTGACATTAGATATTGCATTGGTACCGGAGGCTATGGCAGCGTCTACAAGGCACAGCTTCCCAACGGCAAGGTATTTGCATTGAAAAAGCTTCACACTTCAGAGGAATTGGCGTTCATCAAGAGTTTCAAAAACGAGGCTCAAGTGCTTTCTCAAGTACTGCACCgtaatattgttaaattatacGGTTATTGCTTGCACAAAAAATGCATGTTTCTCATTTACGAGTACATGGAGAGAGGAAGCTTGTTCTGCAATTTACACAATAATGAGGACGCCGTGGAGTTGGATTGGGCTAAGAGGGTGAACATTGTAAAAGCCATGGCACATGCTTTGGCGTACTTGCATCATGACTGCTCACCATCAATTATTCACCGCGACATATCGAGCAACAACATTCTACTTAACTCAAAATTGGAGGCATTTGTTGCTGACTTTGGCACTGCCAGGCTTCTACACGCTGATTCGTCCAATCGAACTCTATTAGCAGGAACATATGGATATATAGCTCCAG AACTTGCCTACACCATGGTTATGACGGAGAAATGTGATGTTTATAGCTTTGGAGTAGTGACACTTGAGGTATTAATGGGAAAGCATCCAAGGGACATTCTTTCATCAttgtcatcatcatctgatCCAAAAATCATGCTGATTGATGTTTTAGACCAACGTCTTCCACCTCCAGTTGATCGAAAGGTTATTCGAGATATCCTTCTTATTTCAACAGTTTCATTTGCATGCTTGCAATCAAACCCAAAGTCTCGACCTACAATGCAATCAGTGTCTCAAGAATTTCTCATCACTCGCAAGACTCCATTGGTAAAGCATGCTGCTATTCAAGATATTTCCATCTCAGAACTTAGAAACTAA